Genomic segment of Eupeodes corollae chromosome 2, idEupCoro1.1, whole genome shotgun sequence:
agacttgttatctcaaagcagactttaTACTAGCtcataggcagacacgcaatccgacttggtgtagcctcaaatgacttctgcaagagctgtatggacgaggaagaagaggaaacaatctctcaccttctctgcacttgccctgctctttcagtAAGACGAAAACTTCATATgtgagactactcttttgataatcacagtgaactagctaaaaaggatatcaaatatcttctttaaaaaaatctcaaaatagttcgactagtaagaagtaattctctagattcatgtggtatcacaatgcgccttttcttttggcctaagtgcgtggattctgaatctgcagccactttaacctaacctaacttaacctgTAACATGTTGCCCAATTTTATACTTGATCTTGAAAGGGCTggttggtatttttgtttttcgtagCACAAAAGTCGGCTTTgttaatttcaacaaaataaaatgtgtcgCTATCTCCCGTATTACTTCATTCATTTAAGCCAAAAAGTCACAatgtttttctccaaaaaattaCATAGGGTACTTTTTTCTAACCAGGTAGAACATCCATAGTGACTCAATAGGGTTAAACCTGatttcgtattttaaaaaatcccatttttgtattatgaaggggatttttaaaatggctcaagaaatattttaaataaatactgaatcatttttaattcacgtaaacaataaaatgaaacatTCCACAAGAACTGAAAAGATATTACACaggtcaaaaaataaaataaaaccacgATCCCCCTAAAGTTTGAATTTGTTATGTTAATATGAAtgttaaaatgaatattttgatcACTAGGTACTTATTTGCGATGTGATACTAGAACAGTCTttacaaatttttccaaattgagcgataaaaaaatataatttataaaataaaacatcaatttttaatttaaatgtactgTATCTGTTAAACGAAAacaattaatgaaaataacaagaagtattttgtagaaaaatcaaTGCGCAATAATTTAGTGacctatttttcttaaagaacaaaattaccCAAGTTAGTATAGAAAAACTTGTATAAAACGTAGTTAATATAAAGTTATGAAAAGTAGCAGTGAAGAtcggtttttatataaattttgctATGCCAatcaagaaacaaataaaattgatgttttacctttttttcgaaaaattcaccAGATTTTattgtacttttattttttgtaaatgtaaacaaatatagttcatttatgaaattaaaaaaaaacattttaaacggaCGCTCTTTAAAAAGTTATGGTCCTTTTAAAAGagacaaaattattgtttcgGTAGAACAAGTGAAACGCCACTCATAAAACACCCCTAAAGCTAAATTGATGAacaaaatcttttgaattcctATTTGTCATAACAAATAATATACTTTCTGCAGGTTTCATGCGAGTACAAGAATTTCTTTATTATCATAGGGTTGTATACACAATCCCACAATTATTATCATCccttaaaccaaaaatatttgcgATGGCCCTTTTGATTCTTTAATACAACTCCCTTCTTTCTTAAAAGATATCCGCTTGAATTTTGCTAATTGAAGATTTATAACATAAAAGGGACCACTTTACGTTTTAAGGGTTGTAACATAACATCTCATTACTTcccataaaatgtttatttttttgaatttaattgtgtttttattttgttgtccctttttattaaaactatttttttttctattccagATTTGCCAGCGCTCACTTGCGTCGACCTGTTTCCAGATCCACCACATTTGGCTGATGCAGCATCTGCTAGGCCCGATGAAGACGGTAGCCTGGCTGATGAAGATGAATTTCCGGGTTTTAAATCAGCCGAAATTAAATCGGAGGAAACCCAGAGTGAAAACACAAGTGACAGCACCAAGCAACTTTCTGATTCACTCGAAGATAAAAACTCTCCCAGAGCATCGCCTAGCAATCAACCTTTggcagaaaatttaaaaagttcagCTTTAACCACTGTTAGTATTACAAGTGCACCAATTTCTCCAAATGCATATTTCTCATCAGCTGAAAGTGTTGCTTCGTCAGGATCGTCTTCGAAAAAGTCCAAAAAGCGTTACTGCCGTAAATGTGATACCAATTTTCGCAAAACACGTGAACTACACGAACATCTTAAGCAGCATGTGTGCATGCCACAAATTCGAATCGAAAAACTCAGTGATGATCATGAAAAAGTCAAAGAATATCTCAGCTTATTGAGtccaaaagaaaattcaacCAATGGAAGTctcaaactaaaattaaaattgctgAGTTCGCAAAATTTCGAAGTGGTTCCGTCTAAAAAGGATGCCAAGCCGCAGGGAGAAGAGGCTCGTATACGGGTTTTGAAAGCTTCAGACATAAAATGTAAGCCGGAGTTAAATGAAAACACTCCCTTAGATCCCCAGCATCAGACTATGAGCCCTAAGTTGCCAAATTCGTTTATACCTCCAgaaaacaagtattttgaatGTCCCACATTCGATGGGCTGGATAATTTTGCTGAAGAACTAAACAATACTAACGAAGCCACAGACGATTTGTTGAAGAAGCTTTTAGAGAATAAAGAACAACAACCATTTCCCAGAGAGGGGGAGTGGCCTGCCATTGCCAATGAGTTCATATCTATAGACAGTCTAGCGCCGAGGTGCAATGTCTGTAACATGAATTTCTCACACCCCAAGTATCTGTATGAGCACAAACAACTCACTGGTCACGATTTCCATAACAGAACAAGTGAAAGTCAACCTGCTCCGAATTCACATCCCGACTTCAGACACCATGCACAGAGCAATTTTATGCACGGTGGCGTGCCGCAACAGCCGCATTCTGCCCAAAACATGCCTCCTTTGTATCAGCTTGCTCAAATGCGTGGTAATTTCCATAATTACGGCCCAAGAATGAATGCGAGACAAGTTATGCATCATCATCCGCAGCCGTCTCCACCACCAGGATTCCATCCCTCGCAGTGCATGATGACGCGAACCCCGCCGCCACTTTACCGTGTAAACGGAAATCCTGCTAACTACCCGCCATCCCATTTTATTGAGAAGCGGTCTGAACTATATGGACCAGGAGCTGGTCCTGGACATGGTGCGGGACCTGGACCACAATTTCACAGTAACAATAGCCAGCAGCAACATcatcagcaacagcagcaacatcagcagcatcagcatcaacaacagcagcatCAACAACACCTACAACAACAGCATCAGCAAcatcttcaacaacaacaacaacaccagcatcaacaacagcagcatcaacaacagcagcatcaacatcaacagcatCCCCAACAACATCCGCAGCAGCATCCACAACATCCTTCACAGCATCCGCAACATCCATCCCAGCATCACCAGCAACAGCAGGGTCCGGACATGATGCGACAGCCCATCTTTTTGAAATCACGACTGCAGAAAGCTATTCGAGGACGAGCACAGGGTCCAGCAAATGAAAGCCCAACATCTCCAGGAATTCTCACAGAACAAACTGCAATTAGACCAAGATTCTTAGGCCCAACAAGCCAAGGGCCTGGCCAGATGCAATTCCCAAGGGCTCCTGGTCCAGCTTCTTCCAGGCATCATGGTGAGCCGCCAGCAAAAAGAATTAAAGTCGAGCAAGGGCCCCAGTTCACGTCTTCTTCGTCCTCATCACCAAATGGAATAGCTTCTCCTGGAATCACTAGTTCTCCGAGTTTACCGGTTATCCAGAGCGTTCATAGTGGTATAAACGCTAGTAGCTTCGCGGCATTGAGTGAAAAATCTAAATCTCTATCATCTGGAGATTCTATAAGTCCATCGGCTAAGGGAGCTGTCAAGAATCCAAAAGATGTTGCCAACATTCTCGCAACTCGGGGAATAACAGTTACACACAAAGGCAAATCATCCAACGCTCCCACAGCAAACAAAGGATCAAGTTCGGCCAATGCAGCACAAGAAGCTGTTCAAAAGCTTCAGGCTAACAATTCGGTCAGCATTATTTCCAAGAAGAAACCCGCTGAAATCAATGCGACAAGAGCAGCTGCTGCGGCTTCAGACCATACAAATCGTATCCCAGCCAGATTTCTCTCGTGTCCTGTTATTACCTGCAAGGAAAAGTTCCTAACTTCCGAGGGTGTGAACCGTCACGCTTTTCGATGGCACGGAATTCCAATGCCAAATGCAGATCGAAATCAAAAACGTTCCGTTCGATGCAGAGAATGTAATCAACTTTGTGCTACGCCCGAAATTCTACAGGATCACATGCGACGTGAACATGAACCAAGTGTAAATGAGATTGGTATCCCTATTGTCGATTTGAGAAATGAAGAAGTCAAACGGAAACTCGCAGGATTGGGTATTTTCAATTATGTACCATTAACCGCTGCTGGAGCCAGCACAAGCTCTTTGGCCTTCCCAATTGTATCAGTGCAAGGAGGCTCGAATTCAAGTATTTGTAATCTTCTAGGATTGGGTGCTAACTCCGTTCTATCGCTGGGGCCTATCAAGTCAATTGCGATACGAAAGACAAATAACAACGAGAAAAAGTGAAAACTCACAAtacacaaattaattaaataagtttgttaaTTACATAACTAGTTTaagatttttctatttataaaaataaaactaagatTGTATTATTAGTAAAAaaggaattaaatttaaaaaactattttatttaaatactcgTATCTACTTTATGGAGCTTGTCAGCGCATTTTagagttttttagtttttctgattttttgtttatgttacttTCTGTGTTCCGTGTTTGAAACTTGGGCAACATCATCAACAACTTATCGCTGAAGAAAAACTACCAGATTTAGCATAAGACCCGATGTACCTTAAGTCATTGGAGTTTCTtgagtttaaattagttttttttgttcttaatggttttttaacaaacatCGGTAGGTACTTCGATTTTTTAGGAAATATTATTCGATGTTTTAGATAAACACATCTTTagctataaaaatgtattgatagATTCTCCGAAAAAGGtacaagtttttagtttttaacgtTAGCTTAGCTTAGACCATAATCAATGAACGGACCCCTTATCATCAATCAAACTGcaaaatgaaatacattttgttttttaaagtccaTTTtactaatttcaattaaattctgGTATGAAGTTCGTTAACATTTTTAGCATTTTAGTTGGAATATTGCAACAGTGGTACAATtgtatcgaatttaaaaaaaaaaaacgggtaTTATTTTATGAAGGTATTTCACTTTAGGttggcaacatttttttaactgctggccattttatttgtattaccCTTGTCCTGATGGTCACTGCATAGAACTGTTATTCTAGACGCCTtcagttcttgtcatgaaaagtgctttttcaaattagccattcggattcggcataatcTGTAAGTCCTCTCTATTCATGACATGAAAGCAATGGTTAAAGTTGTAAGTCAGTATGCCTTGATTatttacggactgttgcgccaccttatttattttatcttttgtcaGCTGTTTTTTCCAGCTGTCAAGTGATGTGCATATTTTTTGCAAGTAGTCTAAGCGAGTTTATTTAAAGATTGAACATAAATTATTCTTCTTAACTTTGTGAAAAATTGGTCTTATGCAAATACATCAATGCAAACACCCctagaaaatgttgacatttctctgaGATTCAAGGTCTATTGAatgtaaaaggtttttagagacaTTGTTGTGTGTGCATGTCTACGTACCTTCGGAAACCTGTTTTAGTCGGCTATATCTCAAGTACCGTCGTAGATATCGATTGCAAATGAATTTTGGaacgtattttcaaaaaattgagtataagttttttttactatagaaagttaaaaattaccaataacGTCAACCacttcagttaaattttaaaactatacaaTATGATGTTAAGCcaacattgaaacaaaatttaattaacgttttctcttttaaatcaaaaaatgagaaataaaaatatttgtcacctcaaatagttttttttttttttaacataaaataatattatcacCACAATAGTTTTGTGAAAGATTAATAACGAActtgacatttggtaaaatttttagaaaaatcgaagtaatagctttttttgaaaatatttataataacctaaaaaaaactcactaaaagttggtaaaaactcgactcgaatatctaaacaaaaagtaaccataaaaaatattgtttttaacgtttggtaaaacttttgataacaaat
This window contains:
- the LOC129945110 gene encoding formin-J-like isoform X1, which produces MGFCIVRGCKSRSDCNNRGTKFHVMPRNIAVREKWIAAIGRSTIPKSGSVCSKHFLPEDYQMSRSGCSESLLKTAIPSLNLIPIYDIDDDEDDFDETNDTGVDDYYSTMDFENESTFDEFTDTINNLELEKEKDLPALTCVDLFPDPPHLADAASARPDEDGSLADEDEFPGFKSAEIKSEETQSENTSDSTKQLSDSLEDKNSPRASPSNQPLAENLKSSALTTVSITSAPISPNAYFSSAESVASSGSSSKKSKKRYCRKCDTNFRKTRELHEHLKQHVCMPQIRIEKLSDDHEKVKEYLSLLSPKENSTNGSLKLKLKLLSSQNFEVVPSKKDAKPQGEEARIRVLKASDIKCKPELNENTPLDPQHQTMSPKLPNSFIPPENKYFECPTFDGLDNFAEELNNTNEATDDLLKKLLENKEQQPFPREGEWPAIANEFISIDSLAPRCNVCNMNFSHPKYLYEHKQLTGHDFHNRTSESQPAPNSHPDFRHHAQSNFMHGGVPQQPHSAQNMPPLYQLAQMRGNFHNYGPRMNARQVMHHHPQPSPPPGFHPSQCMMTRTPPPLYRVNGNPANYPPSHFIEKRSELYGPGAGPGHGAGPGPQFHSNNSQQQHHQQQQQHQQHQHQQQQHQQHLQQQHQQHLQQQQQHQHQQQQHQQQQHQHQQHPQQHPQQHPQHPSQHPQHPSQHHQQQQGPDMMRQPIFLKSRLQKAIRGRAQGPANESPTSPGILTEQTAIRPRFLGPTSQGPGQMQFPRAPGPASSRHHGEPPAKRIKVEQGPQFTSSSSSSPNGIASPGITSSPSLPVIQSVHSGINASSFAALSEKSKSLSSGDSISPSAKGAVKNPKDVANILATRGITVTHKGKSSNAPTANKGSSSANAAQEAVQKLQANNSVSIISKKKPAEINATRAAAAASDHTNRIPARFLSCPVITCKEKFLTSEGVNRHAFRWHGIPMPNADRNQKRSVRCRECNQLCATPEILQDHMRREHEPSVNEIGIPIVDLRNEEVKRKLAGLGIFNYVPLTAAGASTSSLAFPIVSVQGGSNSSICNLLGLGANSVLSLGPIKSIAIRKTNNNEKK
- the LOC129945110 gene encoding formin-J-like isoform X3; protein product: MDFENESTFDEFTDTINNLELEKEKDLPALTCVDLFPDPPHLADAASARPDEDGSLADEDEFPGFKSAEIKSEETQSENTSDSTKQLSDSLEDKNSPRASPSNQPLAENLKSSALTTVSITSAPISPNAYFSSAESVASSGSSSKKSKKRYCRKCDTNFRKTRELHEHLKQHVCMPQIRIEKLSDDHEKVKEYLSLLSPKENSTNGSLKLKLKLLSSQNFEVVPSKKDAKPQGEEARIRVLKASDIKCKPELNENTPLDPQHQTMSPKLPNSFIPPENKYFECPTFDGLDNFAEELNNTNEATDDLLKKLLENKEQQPFPREGEWPAIANEFISIDSLAPRCNVCNMNFSHPKYLYEHKQLTGHDFHNRTSESQPAPNSHPDFRHHAQSNFMHGGVPQQPHSAQNMPPLYQLAQMRGNFHNYGPRMNARQVMHHHPQPSPPPGFHPSQCMMTRTPPPLYRVNGNPANYPPSHFIEKRSELYGPGAGPGHGAGPGPQFHSNNSQQQHHQQQQQHQQHQHQQQQHQQHLQQQHQQHLQQQQQHQHQQQQHQQQQHQHQQHPQQHPQQHPQHPSQHPQHPSQHHQQQQGPDMMRQPIFLKSRLQKAIRGRAQGPANESPTSPGILTEQTAIRPRFLGPTSQGPGQMQFPRAPGPASSRHHGEPPAKRIKVEQGPQFTSSSSSSPNGIASPGITSSPSLPVIQSVHSGINASSFAALSEKSKSLSSGDSISPSAKGAVKNPKDVANILATRGITVTHKGKSSNAPTANKGSSSANAAQEAVQKLQANNSVSIISKKKPAEINATRAAAAASDHTNRIPARFLSCPVITCKEKFLTSEGVNRHAFRWHGIPMPNADRNQKRSVRCRECNQLCATPEILQDHMRREHEPSVNEIGIPIVDLRNEEVKRKLAGLGIFNYVPLTAAGASTSSLAFPIVSVQGGSNSSICNLLGLGANSVLSLGPIKSIAIRKTNNNEKK
- the LOC129945110 gene encoding formin-J-like isoform X2, with amino-acid sequence MIYLSTQRATVYPGKISINSNREMKYSTMDFENESTFDEFTDTINNLELEKEKDLPALTCVDLFPDPPHLADAASARPDEDGSLADEDEFPGFKSAEIKSEETQSENTSDSTKQLSDSLEDKNSPRASPSNQPLAENLKSSALTTVSITSAPISPNAYFSSAESVASSGSSSKKSKKRYCRKCDTNFRKTRELHEHLKQHVCMPQIRIEKLSDDHEKVKEYLSLLSPKENSTNGSLKLKLKLLSSQNFEVVPSKKDAKPQGEEARIRVLKASDIKCKPELNENTPLDPQHQTMSPKLPNSFIPPENKYFECPTFDGLDNFAEELNNTNEATDDLLKKLLENKEQQPFPREGEWPAIANEFISIDSLAPRCNVCNMNFSHPKYLYEHKQLTGHDFHNRTSESQPAPNSHPDFRHHAQSNFMHGGVPQQPHSAQNMPPLYQLAQMRGNFHNYGPRMNARQVMHHHPQPSPPPGFHPSQCMMTRTPPPLYRVNGNPANYPPSHFIEKRSELYGPGAGPGHGAGPGPQFHSNNSQQQHHQQQQQHQQHQHQQQQHQQHLQQQHQQHLQQQQQHQHQQQQHQQQQHQHQQHPQQHPQQHPQHPSQHPQHPSQHHQQQQGPDMMRQPIFLKSRLQKAIRGRAQGPANESPTSPGILTEQTAIRPRFLGPTSQGPGQMQFPRAPGPASSRHHGEPPAKRIKVEQGPQFTSSSSSSPNGIASPGITSSPSLPVIQSVHSGINASSFAALSEKSKSLSSGDSISPSAKGAVKNPKDVANILATRGITVTHKGKSSNAPTANKGSSSANAAQEAVQKLQANNSVSIISKKKPAEINATRAAAAASDHTNRIPARFLSCPVITCKEKFLTSEGVNRHAFRWHGIPMPNADRNQKRSVRCRECNQLCATPEILQDHMRREHEPSVNEIGIPIVDLRNEEVKRKLAGLGIFNYVPLTAAGASTSSLAFPIVSVQGGSNSSICNLLGLGANSVLSLGPIKSIAIRKTNNNEKK